In Mercenaria mercenaria strain notata chromosome 13, MADL_Memer_1, whole genome shotgun sequence, a single window of DNA contains:
- the LOC123529910 gene encoding BTB/POZ domain-containing protein 6-like isoform X1 gives MSVFVSIVTMAECSPASDWQNDKTLAEACRHMLTSRLATDVEFSVGNEKGIVKAHKFILTCRSSVFQAMFTNDFADSRETIHVPDIELDIFEKMLSFMYTDETEITGENVLPLLYTAKKYSVHKLVHECLRFLDKGSSPENICDILEQAHIYDEEEFQEKSVRYILENAGYVLKSSSFLELCHTCVKKVVTCDELQADERTVLEAVTRWGEHRCKKQNLENSNENLRTVLGDILYLVRFPLLGETYFTNVVSDTGLLTDAEKVELFKFFYKSGFKTDTFINKNRYAQREMSQHSIAPVKKSDDSSIQTCMRFNRVSDDGSWCCSGEPDAIAFSTNQNLWIHGTLVYGAYIGEGTYDVTCSIYNSLDSEMVQIRKQIKTSEHQLTYVVLFEEAVQVYKDKRYSVLAKLTNPDGIDTYQGTEGNSSVKVGSVKFTFSKSKHSRNGTDVKMGQIAGLLFSSVD, from the exons atgtcTGTCTTTGTCTCTATAGTAACG ATGGCTGAATGCAGTCCAGCTTCCGACTGGCAGAACGACAAGACTCTAGCGGAGGCATGCCGACACATGCTGACCAGTCGCTTAGCAACCGATGTTGAGTTTAGCGTTGGAAATGAAAAAGGGATTGTTAAGGCTCACAAGTTTATACTTACATGCCGGAGCTCAGTTTTCCAG gCAATGTTTACAAATGATTTTGCAGACAGCAGAGAAACAATTCATGTACCTGATATAGAACTggatatatttgaaaaaatgctCTC ATTCATGTATACTGATGAAACAGAAATAACTGGTGAAAATGTCCTACCATTGCTGTACACTGCCAAAAAATATAGTGTTCACAAACTCGTACATGAATGCCTCAGATTTCTGGACAAGGGTAGCTCGCCGGAGAACATATGTGATATTCTGGAACAAGCTCACATCTACGACGAGGAGGAATTCCAAGAAAAGTCAGTCAGATATATCTTAGAGAATGCCGGGTATGTTCTTAAATCTTCTTCGTTTCTAGAACTGTGCCATACCTGCGTTAAAAAGGTCGTCACATGCGATGAATTACAAGCAGACGAAAGAACAGTTCTGGAGGCTGTTACAAGGTGGGGAGAGCATAGGTGTaagaaacaaaatttagaaaatagtAATGAAAATCTAAGGACTGTTCTGGGAGATATATTATATCTCGTACGATTTCCACTGTTAGGGGAGACTTATTTTACTAATGTTGTATCCGACACAGGACTGCTTACCGACGCTGAAAAAGTTGAACTGTTCAAATTTTTCTACAAATCAGGTTTCAAAACGGATACGTTTATTAACAAAAATAGATATGCACAAAGAGAGATGTCACAACATTCCATTGCGCCAGTGAAGAAGTCGGACGATAGTTCTATCCAAACTTGTATGCGGTTTAACCGCGTGTCTGATGACGGTTCCTGGTGCTGCAGCGGGGAACCAGATGCAATAGCATTTTCGACCAATCAAAATCTCTGGATTCACGGAACTTTAGTTTACGGCGCGTACATTGGTGAAGGTACTTATGACGTCACATGCTCCATATATAATTCTTTAGATTCCGAAATGGTTCAGATAAGAAAGCAAATCAAGACGAGCGAACATCAGTTAACATACGTAGTTTTATTTGAAGAGGCTGTGCAGGTTTATAAAGATAAGAGGTATTCCGTGCTGGCGAAATTAACAAATCCCGATGGGATTGACACATATCAAGGAACAGAAGGTAACTCATCTGTCAAAGTCGGTAGTGTTAAATTTACGTTCTCAAAATCTAAGCACAGCCGCAATGGTACAGATGTTAAAATGGGCCAAATAGCAGGTCTTTTATTTTCATCTGTAGATTGA
- the LOC123529910 gene encoding BTB/POZ domain-containing protein 6-like isoform X2, translated as MAECSPASDWQNDKTLAEACRHMLTSRLATDVEFSVGNEKGIVKAHKFILTCRSSVFQAMFTNDFADSRETIHVPDIELDIFEKMLSFMYTDETEITGENVLPLLYTAKKYSVHKLVHECLRFLDKGSSPENICDILEQAHIYDEEEFQEKSVRYILENAGYVLKSSSFLELCHTCVKKVVTCDELQADERTVLEAVTRWGEHRCKKQNLENSNENLRTVLGDILYLVRFPLLGETYFTNVVSDTGLLTDAEKVELFKFFYKSGFKTDTFINKNRYAQREMSQHSIAPVKKSDDSSIQTCMRFNRVSDDGSWCCSGEPDAIAFSTNQNLWIHGTLVYGAYIGEGTYDVTCSIYNSLDSEMVQIRKQIKTSEHQLTYVVLFEEAVQVYKDKRYSVLAKLTNPDGIDTYQGTEGNSSVKVGSVKFTFSKSKHSRNGTDVKMGQIAGLLFSSVD; from the exons ATGGCTGAATGCAGTCCAGCTTCCGACTGGCAGAACGACAAGACTCTAGCGGAGGCATGCCGACACATGCTGACCAGTCGCTTAGCAACCGATGTTGAGTTTAGCGTTGGAAATGAAAAAGGGATTGTTAAGGCTCACAAGTTTATACTTACATGCCGGAGCTCAGTTTTCCAG gCAATGTTTACAAATGATTTTGCAGACAGCAGAGAAACAATTCATGTACCTGATATAGAACTggatatatttgaaaaaatgctCTC ATTCATGTATACTGATGAAACAGAAATAACTGGTGAAAATGTCCTACCATTGCTGTACACTGCCAAAAAATATAGTGTTCACAAACTCGTACATGAATGCCTCAGATTTCTGGACAAGGGTAGCTCGCCGGAGAACATATGTGATATTCTGGAACAAGCTCACATCTACGACGAGGAGGAATTCCAAGAAAAGTCAGTCAGATATATCTTAGAGAATGCCGGGTATGTTCTTAAATCTTCTTCGTTTCTAGAACTGTGCCATACCTGCGTTAAAAAGGTCGTCACATGCGATGAATTACAAGCAGACGAAAGAACAGTTCTGGAGGCTGTTACAAGGTGGGGAGAGCATAGGTGTaagaaacaaaatttagaaaatagtAATGAAAATCTAAGGACTGTTCTGGGAGATATATTATATCTCGTACGATTTCCACTGTTAGGGGAGACTTATTTTACTAATGTTGTATCCGACACAGGACTGCTTACCGACGCTGAAAAAGTTGAACTGTTCAAATTTTTCTACAAATCAGGTTTCAAAACGGATACGTTTATTAACAAAAATAGATATGCACAAAGAGAGATGTCACAACATTCCATTGCGCCAGTGAAGAAGTCGGACGATAGTTCTATCCAAACTTGTATGCGGTTTAACCGCGTGTCTGATGACGGTTCCTGGTGCTGCAGCGGGGAACCAGATGCAATAGCATTTTCGACCAATCAAAATCTCTGGATTCACGGAACTTTAGTTTACGGCGCGTACATTGGTGAAGGTACTTATGACGTCACATGCTCCATATATAATTCTTTAGATTCCGAAATGGTTCAGATAAGAAAGCAAATCAAGACGAGCGAACATCAGTTAACATACGTAGTTTTATTTGAAGAGGCTGTGCAGGTTTATAAAGATAAGAGGTATTCCGTGCTGGCGAAATTAACAAATCCCGATGGGATTGACACATATCAAGGAACAGAAGGTAACTCATCTGTCAAAGTCGGTAGTGTTAAATTTACGTTCTCAAAATCTAAGCACAGCCGCAATGGTACAGATGTTAAAATGGGCCAAATAGCAGGTCTTTTATTTTCATCTGTAGATTGA